TTTGTCtacgtaccaaacgacccctaaatatTTAGTCGCAATTGATATTTATGTTAAATTATACTAAACTATCATAGTTAAATAGTTTACTATATCATACTAATTTAATATAACTAAATGTTAATGAGATAGAAATCTGTACTAATTAGTCATAATTAAGGCATATAGATTTATGTACAAATACTATACTATAATGCATCTATTAGTTTGAATATAAATAAAGGAGGTGGCCGTATGATAGGTTTGTACCCAATAGTTCTGCCTAATTGGCAATTTCTTGGTTGCATACCCTCTCTTTAAGCCACTTGCAATATATGATATGGTCAAAAAGCTCATCTTTCCTTGTGGTTTTTGTGGACTTCTAATTAGAGTCAATTTAATGAAGGTGCCAACTAGATTTAGTGGTCCACGTTGCTTGTTTAGGAAATTGATGACTATAATTAGTTTATGCGTACACCAATCACCAACTTGGTCGGTTCCACTTGTAATGCACCTGTACAACATGGGTGGCAAAGTTTTTTTTCCCCCTCAAAATAACATATTTGTGCTAATGTTATTTAGCCACACTATTATATAATCTGAAAAGACATCAAGTGAAATGGAAAACTTTCTTTCTATCCTTAATTAGTTGTTAAGAATTCTTGTACATGTACCTTTTCCTACTTATAGCACAATTAGTTTATGCATATGCCAATCACCAACTTGGTCGGCTGTCTCATCACTTGTAATTTGCAATGCACCTGTACAACATGGGtggcaaagtttttttttttttttttccttttccaaaATCACATATCTGTGCTAATGTAATTTAGCCTCACTATCTTATATAATCTGAAAAGACATCAAGTGAAATGGTAAATTTTCTTCTATCCTTAATTAGTTGTTAAGAATTCTTGTGCACGTACCTTTTCTAGAAATCGATGTGAATTTAGTGTGAATACACACACATTCTAAATTGCTTATTGCTCAGATATGTTTAATAGTTCTAGTCAAAATTAACTGATACAGCTACCTAGATTTCAAAGAAGCTAACACCTAGAGATGAGTTAATACCGTTTTAGAATTGAACAAACCCGTTACAAGTTAAATATGTTGAGCCAGTATAGGTGAAAACGATTCTCCTGGTATCTGCGAACAAAAAAGAGGGCAGGGAGAACTCACTAAAAGCTGGATAAAACACAATGGAGTTGATTCAGGAACTTCTCACACTTGGTGGAGGCATTTTACTAGAATCGTCTGATGAGGTTGATTTGTCACTAGATTTGCAGACAGCTTCATCAAACTCCTCTTCTGTGTTCATCTTTCTCTTCTTTGTTGCAGAAGATTCAGAATTATCTTTCCCAGTTTCCCCGATTTCACTCTTTTTCTCTTTCCCTTTCTCTGGTTGAGGTCCAAAATCCGACACAAATAATGGTGCTTCTCTTCCACTCAACCGACAGAATACTTGTTCAACAGTTTCACTTATTTCCTTCCCTATCCCATTGTTATCCAAAATTAGATCCCAAACTGATTTAGAGGCTTTCTCAAGCACTGAAGACCTACAGGAAAAATTGGGCAAGCAGAGGTTAAAAACCAAATGATGGCAACCAAAAAAACCAAAGACGATTTCATAAGGCGGGCACTTATTCTTGGCCTCCTAGTCTTAGCATTGACTCAAACCAAATGAGAACAGTGATCATCTATCTAATTGTTCAGTCAGCAAGGTCTGAGGCGTTTAAAATAGGAAAAGGCATTGACACACTGATTTCCTGCAGCTGAAAACTTGTCAATTCTCAAATGCGATGATGTAGGCGAGATTTCGTGGGAATAATTCTAGAATAAATTAAGAACAGTGGCAAGCACGTGGAGTTTTCAGCATCAGCGCATCCTAAGCAGGGTGTGCATGAGCAATGAGCATCTCCAAGTCCTGGTAAAAATATAGGAGCAGAATAAATCTGACAAACTTGGATATTGGACAAGATTCAGTTTTCTACCAAATACTCTATAAATGAACAACGTTGATTAAGATCACAGAATTTTCAAGCTCTAATTATAAAGCATCGGCATCTCCAACAACAAGCGTCTAATATCAAGATCCTAAATACCTTTGTTTAAAAACTTCCGTACCAATCAAATGCTTGCTGAGATGTAACACAAGGTCAAGGGACTTCCTTCTACTTGAAATGCCTCTTCCTATATATTAATGCACCATAAACCCAATTACATGCACCGTCAGAGATATGTCTGACCTTCAACCAAAATAGTTTATTATAACAACAACTTGACTCAATCTCAAGCTAGTTGAGGTCGGCTGAATGAATCCTCAATATCATAAATGCTCTATTTGGGTCGATAATATTTTAATACTCCGCACTTGAGGATTATCTCCGTAAAGAATAgaccttgggcctaactcaatcccaaaagctagctcatgaggggaggattgcccaagaccatataaggagaccacggACCACTTATCCCACCGATGTGGGACTCCAACAATCTCAACCAAAATAGGGTAAGCAAAACAAAGTACTAAAATTAATATATGGACCACATTTACGAGTATAATAAGATTAAAAATTCCCCTAATGTATTTCAATTAAAAGAGAGGTGACTCACCCCTCTTTCACCTTTTTTCCTTAGGTGAGCTCCACATTGCATCGTGCGCTTTGATTATTTTGCTTATTTGTATTTTGTAAAGATTGATTCTAGAGTTATTCTCATGTACTCTAAAGTTCTAGTCTTGGTTTTAGTCAGTTCAACTGTTTTGACGTAAGGTTATGGAAGATGTCCTTTGTGGAATTACAACGTTATAATGTTAGTTGATATTTTGGCTTCAATATTATATTTCTAATTGTTGTGTTGGGAAATCGAATCCTTAGCTGATACAGGTGTACCAGATAGCACTAGAAATAGGAAAGACTCTGCATTTTACGGGTTGAATGGGTATTCAGGCTTGCTGGGGGAGATAACTCGCTAAGTGCTGGTCATGTCCtggatttgggtcgtgacaagtatatTCAGGAATTTTTTTTATGGTATAACAAATATATTTAGGATTTACAGTGATGAATCATAATATATTCAGGATTTACCAAGTTCAAGTTTCAAAAAATGATTCTTTCAATTTTATTTCATGCTGTCAAAGTGAACTTCTTGAGATAATGCAGAAGCCAAACCAGAACAAATAACAAACATACTCAAGTTCTTGCCGCAATGCGTCAAAGAGCTCCCTTTTGGTCTGCTTTTCCGCACCAGGGGTGTTCAGAACCCTGCTTTGCTCAACCATCTTTATGGTGGTATTTTTGAGTTCTTCCtacatgacccaaaaaaaaaaaaatggatcatCATATttcatattatactaaaagtgggaagccCCATAGTTAAAAGTTGGATTACGATAATACCCTTCAAATGTTAATAGACTTTTTTTACCCTTTAAACACAAATTTATTCCTACAGCAATTACTATACATGCGAGTAATAAAAAGACAAAATAGTAGTTACCCCTTTGAACACAAAAAGTTATACACTTATTAATTAGGATCAACTTAAAGTTTGATAATAATGTAAATCCATTTATATCAGGCAATGTGAATATAAAATTAGTGAATGTTTTATTACTGCCAATTAAAgggaaaataaatagaaaaaacaACAAAGACTTTTAATGTGTTAAAttcaacaaataaataaatacagatagttaaacttgaaaaaaaaaaaaaacagtcacATTCTAAACAAGGATGGTATGCTGTTTTGTGTTCTATGTTTTCtccttttgtttttatttttgccTTTTTTCCGCCTTTTTTCCTTTAGTTTACAAGTATGTTAAAATACAATTTCAAATATTTGAACTCTTTTCCCCTTCCCCTATCTAATAATTATGTCTTTAATTTGGAAGAGATGTTGAACAAACAAGCCTAGACTTAAGACTTACTCTCTGTTAATCTGTTACTTAATTATGGACATACGTTATACTAGTTGGGAAGATGAGGTGATCCTCCCATGCATGAACCAATAATTACATTTTAACCCCATTTAAATGTCTTGTGATAATTATTCTTTAATTAGGAGATTCCCGTAACCGTTTAATTCCTAAACAACGAAACAGCTCTCATTTTCGTTTCACATGTTGTTATATAAGGAGCATATTCCAATCTTTTTCTCCCATAAGTAAGATTTTATCATCTCTTTtggtattttctatatatatgtgcTTTCTTTGTTTCATTCTAGATAAATCAGACTTTGACGTTCTCTCTGTCTCTTTTTCTGTTTTCAGTAAAAAGCATTTCTCCTTTCTTAATCTTCTTCCGCGCCATTGCTTGCTCTAATGGGGCGTACAAGGTCGTCTCTAATGAAATGTGAGAGGCATTATGTTATGAAACATGAACTATAGTTCGATATGGCTTGATTTGACACACATATGTCCGCATAAATTGGGAACACAAAGATTTGTTCATTCCACATATGTGTTAGATGAGCTTTCTTCTCATATACTACATCACAAATCTTTAATTTGTATCTAATAACATCGCACTAGATCTCATATTCTTGTACCTAATAGCATCGAAATATATCTCATTACACGTCTTACATATTTAAATTTCGCTCTTTGCAGGTTCAAACAATATCTTACTGCGTGCATATTTTACAAATATTTGTGTCATTCTAAAAATCTGTACTTATTGAACTAGGATAGTTTCTACCCATTGACATGGGATGCACGTGTGAAAAAACTAGTCAGTGTAGTGACAACAAGGGGCTGATGAATGTTCAGGCAATGCGTATACCCCGACATACAGTGTCTGAGTgattaaagagagagagagaaaaaccTTTTTCGATATACATATTTTTACTAATTCTGCAATCATATTACAAAAGAGTTACGGGACCCATAGTACTCAGCACTCACTGACTTAAAATTAGATAAGCATTTGTAGCAAAACCCATGTTTGAATAAAAAGTAatttggtgtgtgtgtgtgtgtgtgttggggggGGGGAGGAGAAAGCAAAACATACATTAGCTTTGAGCTGAGTAATGATTTTCAACCTCATGGAATCAATTGTTCCATCGTTCATCAGTGTCCCCATTACATCTTCTGGCGTTATGACAGACGAAGAAGATGTTGATGATTCCATCGTCAATCTCCTGTTCAGTTATCTAGAATCAGCTAAGTACACACAATGACACTAACAGAAAAAAATTAAACTAAATAAGAAAATCACTTTGTTCGAACAAATAGCATGTGACTGAGATTAGAATGATAAACAGAGAGATGAGAGAAGAATTTGTCTTTGTGCCTTCTTTATTGCAACACCAGGATTATTAATTAGCTGCTTGTTCACTAAATCCATGGAGAAAGATGAGAAGTTTCCCCCTCAGAtgtcttttatttttctgttaCCTCACCTAGCAGTTGAGCCCGGCTTCTACTCCCCTGTCTGTCGCAGTCAGTCCTCCTGCTTTCACGCTTATAGGCAGGCAGCTTGCCGTTGGGACCAGAATTATTAATATAAATacataaatgttttaatttacTTAGCAATTTAGAAGGATTATCTAGTTCAATTTGAAATAGGATATTTGAAGTTGAATAATTAACCTTAACCAGAATTTTATTGAAATTGTGATCATCGGAAACTTTTAATTT
Above is a genomic segment from Lycium barbarum isolate Lr01 chromosome 12, ASM1917538v2, whole genome shotgun sequence containing:
- the LOC132622394 gene encoding uncharacterized protein LOC132622394; the encoded protein is MESSTSSSSVITPEDVMGTLMNDGTIDSMRLKIITQLKANEELKNTTIKMVEQSRVLNTPGAEKQTKRELFDALRQELESSVLEKASKSVWDLILDNNGIGKEISETVEQVFCRLSGREAPLFVSDFGPQPEKGKEKKSEIGETGKDNSESSATKKRKMNTEEEFDEAVCKSSDKSTSSDDSSKMPPPSVRSS